The sequence TTTCGTATCTAAATAACAATACAAGTCCTGGCTTGAAGTATTAAAACTATCAAATTTCTCCCGTAGGTTGTAAAATATATTCCACATCCAAACTATGAAAGAAATAAATATAGTTTATTCTGAAAATTATCTTAAATATGACCTAGGCCTCGACAACCCTATTTCTAAAACCAAAACAGGAATGTTTCTGGAGAAACTTAGAAAAGAAGGAAAAATAGATTACAAGGTTTTGGAAGCTCCAAGAGCCGAGGAAGAAGACCTGCTTTTAGTTCATACACCAAGATATCTACAAGAGTTAAGAAGGTTGGCGGACAATAATTTGGATTTTGATGCCGATACTCCAGTAAATCATGGGATGTTAGAAGGGGGGTTATATATCATCGGCGGAACCATTCTATCCTTAAACCTTGCTTTGCAAGACGAAAGAGTTGTAAATCTAATCGGAGGCATGCATCATGCAAGTTCTTACAAAGCTTCCGGTTTTTGTATTTATAATGACCACGCCATAGCTATTCGAAAACTCCAAAAAGAGGGCAAAATAAAGAAGGCAATTGTTTA comes from Patescibacteria group bacterium and encodes:
- a CDS encoding acetoin utilization protein AcuC, encoding MKEINIVYSENYLKYDLGLDNPISKTKTGMFLEKLRKEGKIDYKVLEAPRAEEEDLLLVHTPRYLQELRRLADNNLDFDADTPVNHGMLEGGLYIIGGTILSLNLALQDERVVNLIGGMHHASSYKASGFCIYNDHAIAIRKLQKEGKIKKAIVYDLDVHAGQGTQEIFYHDASVMTVSIHQDPRTIYPGTGFEWQKGEGEGLGTNINIPLPPGTMEREYLQALDSILESTKSFSHDISILILGVDTYKEDFLGGMRLEKESFRKIGERFRNFQKLAILFGGGYSSKIPDLWMLFLKGYLGIN